TACCCGCGACAGGCCGCAGGCCTGGAGCCGATAAAAGTTTTTGGAAAGGGGGTCCAGGGGGAAGAACCTTTCTTCAGAAAGGTTTTCCCCCTGGTCGCCGAAGGCATGTTTTTTCGCGGCTACTCTTCGACTTTTTCTTTGGTCTGCACGTACCAGCCGCTGGCATCCGCGAGCAGGTTCTGAATGCGTCCCACCAGGGCGTGCGGATCATTCAGGTATCCTTCAAGCAGCAGGGCCGACTCATAGAGTTGTTCCGCGGCCTGTTCGATGAACGGATCCTTGCGGTCCTTTTTATAGATTTCGATCATGTTCCGCAGCAGCGGGTGGTCCGGGTTCACTTCCAACGCCTTTTGCGGCACGGAGGTATCCTTGCTCATGACGCGCATGATCTTGTCCATGGAGCTGGTGACCTGTCCATCGGGATTCACGAGGCAGACCGGGCTGTCGGACAGGCGTTTGGAGGCGCGCACGTCGGTGACGCGGTCACCGAGGGCATCCTTGATGCGTCCCAGCACGCCGGGCAAGGCGGCCTCCTGTTCGGGATTGAGTTTTTCGGCCTTGGGCGCGTCCTCGGCATCGTCGAACTGCTCCAGAGTGGCGGCATCGGCGTGTTCCGCGGAAACCAGCGTGAATTCCTTGTATTCCCGGATGGAATCCATGATGAATTCGTCGATGGGTTCGTACAGGTAGAGCACCTCGATGCCTTTTTTGCGGAAGATCTCCGCATGGGGCGACAGTTTGCAGGCCTCCCGGCTGGGACCGTAGAGATAGTAGATCTCTTTTTGCCCTTCTTTGGCGCGTTCCACATACCCGTCCAGCCCGGTGAGCTGCAGGTGGTCGTCATGCGTCGAGGAGTTGAAGCGCACCAGTTTGGCGAACCGTTCACGGTTGGCAAAGTCCTGGTAACCGGCCTTGAATATCTCGCTGTGCGCGTCCCAGAACTGGAAGTATTTTTCCTCGTCCTTTTCGGCCATTTTTTCTAATTCGCCGAGAACGTGCTTGACCAGGGTGGAGCGGATTTTCCCGAGCAGGAGATTATCCTGCAGGGTTTCGCGGGAGATGTTCAGCGGCAGGTCTTCCGTATCCACCACTCCCTTGATGAAGCTGAGATACTCGGGCAGCAGGTCTTTGTTCTGTCGCTGGATGAGCACGCGGCGCACATAGAGGTCCAGCCCCCAGTTGTCCCGCTCCA
The Paucidesulfovibrio gracilis DSM 16080 DNA segment above includes these coding regions:
- the htpG gene encoding molecular chaperone HtpG, whose amino-acid sequence is MASKDTYEFKAEIQQLLNILVHSLYTNKDIFLRELVSNASDALDKYRHATGHTAQAEEDGPDLEIRIHADKEAKKLFIEDTGVGMTREELVENIGTIAHSGSAAFMKELTEAKEKDENAVADLIGRFGVGFYSVYMVADEVVLTTRSHQGGPALSWTSDGKGAYVIDELADADAANAPERGTHIEIRLNPDLADQFTDPETLKRIIKTHSNFVRYPIYVDDERVNTVPALWREPKFQIKPEQYKEFYTFLTYDQAEPIAVVHQAVDAPVQFNALVFIPPTGNGFLPLERDNWGLDLYVRRVLIQRQNKDLLPEYLSFIKGVVDTEDLPLNISRETLQDNLLLGKIRSTLVKHVLGELEKMAEKDEEKYFQFWDAHSEIFKAGYQDFANRERFAKLVRFNSSTHDDHLQLTGLDGYVERAKEGQKEIYYLYGPSREACKLSPHAEIFRKKGIEVLYLYEPIDEFIMDSIREYKEFTLVSAEHADAATLEQFDDAEDAPKAEKLNPEQEAALPGVLGRIKDALGDRVTDVRASKRLSDSPVCLVNPDGQVTSSMDKIMRVMSKDTSVPQKALEVNPDHPLLRNMIEIYKKDRKDPFIEQAAEQLYESALLLEGYLNDPHALVGRIQNLLADASGWYVQTKEKVEE